AACAAGATCATTGCCTATGAGCTCAACCTTCGGGAAAGCACCGTCAAGGTCCACATCCGCAACATCATGAAGAAGGTCAAGGCGACGAACAGGACGGAAGTTGCCTATAAGATCAATGATCTTTTTCCCAGCGATCCCTCAACCGACGGAACGAACTGGCCGGATCACTGAACCGAGCAGATTGGAGGAAGGCCGGCCGCGACACATGTTTTCGCGCGCCTTTGACGCTCGGCTTGGGGACAAGGACGCCGACAACCTAAGAATGCGGGAATAGCGGTCAGAAACCCGTGCCACGCAGCACGACGAAGATGGTCCGCGACAGAATCGAGAGATCTGTGCCGAAGGACATGATGCCAGCGTAGCGTGTGTCATATGTTGCGCGCTGAGCGAAACTGGACATATTGCGCTCGCTGATTTGCCAGAGCCCGGTCAGCCCCGGACGTAAGCTGAAGTACGCACTGCCCGGATAATGAGACCGCTGGTCCGGCAGCATCGGCCGTGGGCCGACAAGGCTCATGTCACCGAGAAGGACATTCAAGAGCTGGGGCAACTCGTCGGCGGAATATTTGCGCAGATATTTGCCGAGCGTCGTGACCCGCGGGTCATTCTGAAGCTTCTGCGTGCGATCCCATTCCAGGCGAGCCAGCGGATTGGCGTCCAGATATTCCTGCAGCCTTCGTTCTGCGTCGGGAACCATTGTTCGAAGCTTCCAGAGATGGAAAACCCGCCCTCCTTTGCCAAGCCGCGGCTGACGAAAGAAAGCGTTCTCCCCATCAAGGCGAATGAGCAGCACCAGGACCGCGACGAGCGCCAGGGCAAATGGCGCGATCATCAATGTGAACACAATGTCGAAACCACGCTTGATCGCGTGATAAGACCGCCGCGGCCCGATTGTTGAATCGGACGATGCGGGCGGCGCGATAAGCCAGTGTGGATATAACCTGGGATTCTTCGGCATTGCGCTCTCCACGATCAATAGTGGAACTCACCGCAAGCGCAGATCTCTCTGCCCTATCCCAAATATAAATTCGAGCTAGGAGATACATTTTTGCGTTGTCGCCAAATATTAATAGTATCTGCTTGTAGCAATATAACTTAATAATTTAGCGACTTTGATATCAATAGACCTCTTTTAGATAATTCGATCTAGTATATTATATTTGCACGACGACATGATTATTATTCCCACGCGGCGACGTTGCTTAATTCAGCTCTACCTACTCTATCCTGTTCCCCGTGTAATACAGAAAATGGTTTCAGGTCTTTTCCCTGTTCCAGTTCTCAACCAGTGAGGCTGCGTTTCGGTGGAGCGCCAGGTCAAACATCAACCCCGCGCGATAAAGCCGCACTCGGATCAGGCACACCAAGGCGAGCCATCTGTTGCGGTTGCCCGAGACATGGTTCGAAACCAGGATCTTGAACCCCTCGAACAGCGGTGAGGCGCCGATCATCACGCCGCCGGCCAGCCAGCGGAGCATCGCCGCCGGACGATCGCCAACCTTCCGGAATTCGTGGGCGACGTGCCGGTCCCATCGCCGCGCCAGCTCCGCGAAAGACCTGCAGGAAGGCGTGAGAACTTTCGCCTCCGGCAGATAGGCCAGCCGGTGACCCAGCGCTGTCGCGCGCCTGCCCCATTCCGTATCCTCCATCGTTGCAATGCCACCAAAAGGACCGACGTCACGGAAAACCTGCGTTCGAACCGCCATGTTGCCGGTGGCCGCAAAACCGTGACTTTCGACGTAAAGACGGGCGCGATAGCTGTAGATGCTTTCATAGAGTTCGATCGATGTCGGCCGCTCCGGATCGGCCAACAGAATTCCAATGTCGCCACCAACCACATCGACATCAGGATTTCTTGCCAGGAACTCTACGATCGCACGAACCCAGCCGCGCTGCGCCACACAGTCCGCATCGATGAAGGCCAGGAACTCGGACCGCGCCGCACTTGCACCCCGGTTCCGGGCCGGGCCAGGACCGGGAACCAGTTCGTACTCTAGGCGCACCCCCATGAAACTCGAGCAGACGGCGTCAGGCCTTTCGGCGGAACCGTTGTCGACGACGATGATCTCGAAAGGAATGCCGTCCGTGCGCTGCGCATCGAGAGAGAGCAAACAACGACGCAGATTGTCAGGCTCGTTGAGATGCGGGATGACCACGCTTAGACGTGGAGCAGCGTGCATTTGTGACCTACGTGCGTTGAACGAAGAAGCGACGGTCGACCAGCCTTCCCAACCGGGCTGAGCAGCCGATTAAGACAGCATGACCGCGCGAGCCGATCTTTGGAAGTCGCCTGAAGCGCGAACGGCCGCAGCAGATTGGGTGAGAACGGTTAGGCGACTCCCGGTTTACAGCGCAGCCGTCGAGGTGATGGTCTACCTTCTTTCGATGGAGGCGACGGTGCGAAGACCACTCCGCCTGACCGATTGCTCAGAGCGTCCCTTCTGCTTTAGGTACTTCACTTGAAGGCCGACATGGACCGGCTGAGTGCCGTGACCCGCAGACAGTCCCGGGAGAGCCCGACCCATGCGCCTCAAATCGGCGGCGATTTTCAGGAATGTGCGGCAGTCGAAGGCACTGCGAGCCTGCGTGTCTGGAAAGACGCGCCGCCTGCAGGCGCGTCTCGTGCACCCGGTCCGACGCAGTCCGGCAGAGACAAACCCAACCGCGCTGAAAGACCTGCACGAGAATAGTCATGTGTCAGGCGAATCCGAGCATAAGGCATAGGTAGAAAGAGCCTACTCGAAGGAACTAGTACCGGACGCGGAAGCGCCCTCCGTCACCCCCCATTGATCATCTATCACCTGCCGCGTAACCGCTTGAAGATGAACACTTGGCACTGTGCCGCTCAAGTCCAGGTTCGGGTCACTTTGCGATGCGCGATGTGGATTTACGCTTCTACATTTCGATCCTTTGGCGAAGGTTGCCGTACGTCCTTACGATCACCATCTTGGCGCTGGCAATCTCCGTTCTGGTCGCACGCGCCCTACCGCCAGTCTATCGCGCCAGCGCCAAGATCCTCGTAGAGGCGCCGCAGATTCCAGCGGACCTTGCGCGTTCGACGGTGCCGACAACTGCGGTGGATCAGTTCCAGATCATCCAGCAGCAGATCACCACGCGCGAGTACCTTCTGGCGCTGGCAGACAAGCTCGATTTCTACGGCAACAATCTATCGGGCGAGAAGCTATCGGGCGGCGAGGAGCTCTCCAGCGAGGATATCGTCGAGGACATGCGGTCCCGCATCACTTTCGAACAGTTGGACAGTCTGAGCGCCAAGACCGGAACGAGCATCTTCGACGTGAGTTTCGAGGCTGGCGAGCCAGTGCTGGCGGCGAAGACCGTCAATGAGCTCGTGGCGATGATCCTGCGCAGCAACCAGCGCCAGCGCACAGACCGCGCGGGCGACACCTTGCGATTTTTCGACCGAGAGGTTGCGCGGCTTGGATCCGAGCTGAACCGGCTCGAGGCCGACATCCTCAAATTCAAGAGCAAGAACAAGGACACGCTGCCCGAGAGTCTCGATTTCCGGCGCCGGCAGCAAATCAGCCAGCAAGAGCGGCTGACTTTGCTCGAGCGAGAGGAGGCTGCTCTTCGCAGCAGGCGCAGCAGTCTCACGGATGCTTATGCCACAGGCACTCCGTCGGCCGTCAGCGGCCCGGTCACGCCCGAGCAGCAGATGCTTCAGGATCTGAACCGCGCCTTGGCCGAGCAACTCGCGATCTTTTCGGAAAACAGCCCCAATATCATAGCGCTCCGCGCTCGGATCGTGTCGCTGCAGCGTGGGCTGATGTCCAATCAGGCAACGGACACCTCGGCGAGCAAGAAGGCCCTGTCCGGACTTGAGCTTCAGCTTTCGGACACCGACCAGCGCCTGGAGATCATAGGTCGGGAGAAGACCGCAATCACGCAAAGCATTGCCGATCTGACGCAATCGATCGTGGCGACACCGGCTAGCGAGACGGCTCTAAACTCGCTCGAACGGAACAGGCTGAACGTTCAGACGCAATACAACGCCGCGATCGCGCGGCGCGCGGAGGCCCTCATCGGCGAACAGATTGAACTGCGCTCCGATGGCGGGCGTTTTTCGCTACTGGAGCCAGCGTCGCCACCTCAGTCACCGATAAGCCCAAAGCGGCGACGTATCGTCGCCATCGGCGCCGCGGCAGGAATCGGGCTCAGTCTCGCCCTGGTGGCGCTTCTTGAAATCCTGAACAGGACTGTACGCAGGCCATCGGAATTGGCCCAATTGCTTCAATACCAACCGCTCGCAACCATTCCGCATATCCCGACGCCAGCCGAGGCGCGCGCCGCCAGCCGCAAGCGAGGGGTGGCGCGAGGCATAGCGGCTGCGCTCGTCGCCGCAGGTATTCCAGGTACATTGGCCACCATTCATTACTACTACTCACCAATTGATCTTATTTTTCAGAAATTTATTTCAAATTGATACGTGCAAGCATGCTATAATATTGTACTATTGAAATAACGACAATAATTATACGATAAGGAACAACAGCAAACCATGGAAAGTATTTCCACATCGCTCCAGGGAATCGTCCAGGTCCGCGCCATAGATCGAGCTTCGGAACAGACAATTCACGCCTGCACGCGGATCGAGAGTGAAGTACTTTGGGACAGCCTGCCCGCACTTCGCATCGATCCCGCGATCCTCGCCCAAAATCGCGTTGTTACCATCAACCGATCGACCGCAGCGCGCACTCCATTCGACATGATGCGCACGAAGATCCTGCAAACGTTGCGGCAGAACAATTGGACGTCCGTCGCGATTACCTCCCCTGCGCCTAGCTGTGGCAAAACCTTCCTCGCGTTGAACCTGGCATTCAGCCTGGCGGACCAGAAGGATTGCCGCACCCTGCTTGTCGACGTGGATTTGAGACGGCCGCAGATCGGCGAGAGGCTCGGGGTGACGGGCTCGCCTCCGTTTGAAAACTTCCTCAACGGCAAGAGCGACATCAACGAGATTTTCCTGCGCCACGACAGCAATCTGGCTGTCGGCGTCAACGGACAGCCCGTGCAATTTTCAGCAGAAACGCTTCAAAGCCCCGAGACGACAAGGGTCTTGCGGGAACTGCGGCAAAGGATGAACCCGGATGTCATCCTGTACGATATGTCGTCCATGCTTGCCACCGACGACGTCATAGCATTTTTGCCGAACGTCGACTGCGTGATCCTGGTCGCGGCGGCCGAGCGGACCACTCTCGCTGAAGTCGATTCCTGCGAGCAGTATCTGTCAGAGAAAAGCAACGTACTTGGTGTCGTGCTGAACAACTGCCGCCATCACCGCGGCTACTGACGCGCCGCGCGAACCAATTGCTGAGCGGCGCGGGAACTGACGCGAGCAGGCGTGGGGTTCACGGATGGAAATTGATCGCGCCCGACCGAGGGGGACCACCAAGGTTAACACGATCCCAGCGTCCAGCATGGTCAGAAGGAGAGGCCGGCATGCGCAAAGTGTTGATTGTTTATGGGACACGCCCCGAGGCCGTCAAATTGGCACCATTGATCGCCGAACTCGGTCGCTCGCCCCATTGCACGCCCATCGTCGCCGTGACGGGCCAACATCGCGAAATGCTCGACCAGGTCAACAGCCTGTTCGACATCCGCCCGAGCCATGACCTAAACATCCTCACGCAGGGACAAAGGCTGGAGGATATCACCAATCGTGTTTTAGGCGGTGTCGCCGGCGTGATAGAGGTCGAGGCGCCCGATGCCGTGCTGGTCCAGGGCGACACGACCAGTTGCTTTGCGGCGGCATTGGCCGCCTTCTATCGAAGGGTTCCGTTGATCCATCTCGAAGCCGGGCTGAGAACGGGCGACCGCTACAATCCGTTTCCGGAAGAATTGAACCGCCGCTTGACGACGCAACTCGCCTCCCTGCATCTGGCGCCGACGCAGACATCAAAAGCCAACCTCCTGTACGATGGCGTGAACGAGCGCGCCATCGTCGTCACCGGCAATACGGTCATCGACGCCCTGCTCCATGTCGCGTCCCGCAATAGCCCACTCGACAACCCTGACACGCAGAGGATTTCCGGTAGGAGGAGCGTCCTGATCACGGCGCATCGACGTGAGTCCTGGGGAGAGCCGATGGCGCGAACGGCCCGTGCCATTGCCCGGCTTGCAGCTGCATTTCCGGAGGTTGTGTTCCTGTTGCCCGCGCACCTCAATCCAGTCGTGCGCGACGTGCTCCTTCCGCCGCTGGTCGGCCTCGACAATGTCGTGGTGACACGGCCGCTTGACTACTGCGATTTCGTCTGGGCGATGCGCGACTGCTCGATCGTCCTGACGGATAGCGGCGGCGTCCAGGAAGAGGCGCCGACCCTCGGGAAGCCGGTGCTTGTCCTGCGGGAGACGACGGAACGTCCCGAGGCCGTTGCCGCCGGCACCGTGCGGCTTGTCGGCACCGACGAAGATCGCATCGTGCGCGAAGTGACGACGTTGCTGACCGACCGGGCGGCCTATCAGGCCATGGCGCACGCGGTGAACCCCTATGG
The genomic region above belongs to Sinorhizobium mexicanum and contains:
- a CDS encoding sugar transferase, coding for MPKNPRLYPHWLIAPPASSDSTIGPRRSYHAIKRGFDIVFTLMIAPFALALVAVLVLLIRLDGENAFFRQPRLGKGGRVFHLWKLRTMVPDAERRLQEYLDANPLARLEWDRTQKLQNDPRVTTLGKYLRKYSADELPQLLNVLLGDMSLVGPRPMLPDQRSHYPGSAYFSLRPGLTGLWQISERNMSSFAQRATYDTRYAGIMSFGTDLSILSRTIFVVLRGTGF
- a CDS encoding glycosyltransferase, encoding MHAAPRLSVVIPHLNEPDNLRRCLLSLDAQRTDGIPFEIIVVDNGSAERPDAVCSSFMGVRLEYELVPGPGPARNRGASAARSEFLAFIDADCVAQRGWVRAIVEFLARNPDVDVVGGDIGILLADPERPTSIELYESIYSYRARLYVESHGFAATGNMAVRTQVFRDVGPFGGIATMEDTEWGRRATALGHRLAYLPEAKVLTPSCRSFAELARRWDRHVAHEFRKVGDRPAAMLRWLAGGVMIGASPLFEGFKILVSNHVSGNRNRWLALVCLIRVRLYRAGLMFDLALHRNAASLVENWNREKT
- a CDS encoding GumC family protein, with product MRDVDLRFYISILWRRLPYVLTITILALAISVLVARALPPVYRASAKILVEAPQIPADLARSTVPTTAVDQFQIIQQQITTREYLLALADKLDFYGNNLSGEKLSGGEELSSEDIVEDMRSRITFEQLDSLSAKTGTSIFDVSFEAGEPVLAAKTVNELVAMILRSNQRQRTDRAGDTLRFFDREVARLGSELNRLEADILKFKSKNKDTLPESLDFRRRQQISQQERLTLLEREEAALRSRRSSLTDAYATGTPSAVSGPVTPEQQMLQDLNRALAEQLAIFSENSPNIIALRARIVSLQRGLMSNQATDTSASKKALSGLELQLSDTDQRLEIIGREKTAITQSIADLTQSIVATPASETALNSLERNRLNVQTQYNAAIARRAEALIGEQIELRSDGGRFSLLEPASPPQSPISPKRRRIVAIGAAAGIGLSLALVALLEILNRTVRRPSELAQLLQYQPLATIPHIPTPAEARAASRKRGVARGIAAALVAAGIPGTLATIHYYYSPIDLIFQKFISN
- a CDS encoding CpsD/CapB family tyrosine-protein kinase encodes the protein MESISTSLQGIVQVRAIDRASEQTIHACTRIESEVLWDSLPALRIDPAILAQNRVVTINRSTAARTPFDMMRTKILQTLRQNNWTSVAITSPAPSCGKTFLALNLAFSLADQKDCRTLLVDVDLRRPQIGERLGVTGSPPFENFLNGKSDINEIFLRHDSNLAVGVNGQPVQFSAETLQSPETTRVLRELRQRMNPDVILYDMSSMLATDDVIAFLPNVDCVILVAAAERTTLAEVDSCEQYLSEKSNVLGVVLNNCRHHRGY
- the wecB gene encoding non-hydrolyzing UDP-N-acetylglucosamine 2-epimerase gives rise to the protein MRKVLIVYGTRPEAVKLAPLIAELGRSPHCTPIVAVTGQHREMLDQVNSLFDIRPSHDLNILTQGQRLEDITNRVLGGVAGVIEVEAPDAVLVQGDTTSCFAAALAAFYRRVPLIHLEAGLRTGDRYNPFPEELNRRLTTQLASLHLAPTQTSKANLLYDGVNERAIVVTGNTVIDALLHVASRNSPLDNPDTQRISGRRSVLITAHRRESWGEPMARTARAIARLAAAFPEVVFLLPAHLNPVVRDVLLPPLVGLDNVVVTRPLDYCDFVWAMRDCSIVLTDSGGVQEEAPTLGKPVLVLRETTERPEAVAAGTVRLVGTDEDRIVREVTTLLTDRAAYQAMAHAVNPYGDGQAAMRSTRAIEHFFGVGSLPVEFDAGPDSAELQSAPRPACVVDDFAA